The following coding sequences are from one Arcobacter nitrofigilis DSM 7299 window:
- a CDS encoding DMT family transporter encodes MNKKLLELRADILLLTVAIAWGVTFLMVQDAIKSVPVYAFLFWRFGIATILMAIIAYKYFDKLNKQTILYGVILGCFLFSAFATQTFGLAYTKSSIIAFLTGLNVIIVPFLAYVVFKEHVRKMVFLSSLIAVCGLYLLTMSGSLSLGEGEILGILCALLFALQILFTDKYSKRVNVYLLVLFQFITVTILSLIFSLSLDSVTFNLDFNQTFLKALIITSIFATVYAFLIQTYMQQFTTPTKTAVIFSMEPVSAGIYGYFVGNELLNSIQLFGATLIILALLLAEIKFKKK; translated from the coding sequence TTGAATAAAAAACTATTAGAACTAAGAGCAGACATTTTGCTTTTAACTGTCGCTATTGCTTGGGGTGTGACTTTTTTGATGGTGCAAGATGCTATTAAATCTGTACCTGTTTATGCATTTTTATTTTGGCGATTTGGAATTGCTACTATTTTAATGGCAATAATTGCATATAAATATTTTGACAAATTAAATAAGCAAACTATCCTTTATGGAGTTATTTTAGGTTGTTTTTTATTCTCTGCCTTTGCCACTCAAACCTTTGGATTAGCCTATACAAAAAGTTCAATAATAGCTTTTTTAACAGGACTAAATGTAATAATTGTACCTTTTCTAGCCTATGTTGTTTTTAAAGAGCATGTTAGAAAAATGGTCTTTCTAAGCTCACTTATAGCAGTTTGTGGTCTTTATTTATTAACTATGAGTGGAAGTTTATCACTTGGTGAGGGTGAAATATTAGGAATACTATGTGCTTTACTTTTTGCTTTACAAATACTTTTTACAGATAAATATTCAAAAAGAGTTAATGTATATCTCTTAGTACTTTTTCAATTTATTACGGTGACAATATTATCTTTAATTTTCTCTCTAAGTTTAGATAGTGTAACTTTTAATTTAGATTTTAATCAAACATTTTTAAAAGCATTGATAATCACTTCTATCTTTGCAACTGTTTATGCCTTTTTGATACAAACTTATATGCAACAGTTTACAACTCCTACAAAAACAGCAGTTATCTTTTCCATGGAACCTGTAAGTGCTGGTATTTATGGCTATTTTGTAGGAAATGAACTTCTAAATTCAATCCAACTTTTCGGAGCTACCTTAATCATACTTGCCCTACTTTTAGCAGAAATCAAATTCAAAAAAAAATAA